In one window of Brenneria goodwinii DNA:
- a CDS encoding MATE family efflux transporter, with protein MSKVADNTQRLAALANDNILPLITKLALPTIVGVSVSALYQILNAFFIGRLGTQAIAAMALTFPFAIAISCIGLCFGTGVASFISRFLGAGDNEKASQYALSSIALGAVCAILLCIFIESFSLQIFSAMGATDETLVLSQRYLRWLLIGYVLVVLNMTAGFITRAEGNTPFSMHTQLAAFISNAILDPIFIFYFDFGIEGAGIATLIGQCVSVAMYTVHFSSGRSVINLKAGFANGKGLRAIVRVGFPAAINSLLQVISISCLNKIAMNYGDTVIAGVGIASRLLMVASLPINGLCMGSQAIVGYNLGARKIQRVHEVVKTLTLFACGVALLYTVICFFFSRSMAAFFSTDPHVIAVASLAIIIFHISMPFIALQQVCLMYFQSVGIAKTALYISLLRYMVLTVPLLLILSWYWGITGIYYSLPLADILTGCVCVLLLRTQLIQMRMQWQQV; from the coding sequence ATATTCTTCCGCTTATCACAAAGCTTGCGCTTCCTACTATCGTAGGCGTCAGCGTGAGCGCGTTGTATCAGATTCTGAATGCTTTTTTTATCGGACGTTTGGGCACACAAGCCATTGCGGCAATGGCGCTGACTTTTCCCTTTGCGATCGCCATTTCCTGTATTGGTCTCTGTTTCGGTACCGGGGTCGCTTCCTTTATTTCTCGCTTCCTGGGCGCTGGGGATAACGAGAAAGCCAGCCAATATGCGCTTTCGTCGATAGCGTTGGGGGCGGTCTGCGCCATCTTGCTTTGCATATTTATTGAGTCTTTTTCACTGCAAATTTTTTCCGCCATGGGGGCGACAGACGAGACGTTGGTATTATCACAACGTTATTTGCGCTGGTTACTGATTGGTTATGTGCTGGTCGTTCTCAATATGACCGCCGGTTTTATTACCCGGGCGGAAGGTAATACGCCTTTCAGTATGCATACTCAGCTTGCCGCCTTTATCAGCAATGCCATTCTCGATCCCATATTCATCTTCTACTTCGATTTCGGCATTGAAGGCGCGGGGATTGCCACGTTAATCGGGCAGTGCGTATCGGTGGCGATGTATACCGTGCATTTTTCTTCCGGCCGCAGCGTGATAAATCTGAAAGCGGGCTTTGCAAACGGAAAAGGGCTTAGGGCCATCGTCAGAGTGGGATTTCCCGCCGCGATAAACTCGCTGTTGCAGGTCATCTCCATTTCTTGCTTAAACAAGATCGCCATGAACTATGGCGATACGGTTATTGCAGGGGTTGGGATCGCATCCCGCTTGTTAATGGTCGCTTCACTGCCGATAAACGGATTATGCATGGGCTCACAGGCCATCGTCGGGTATAACCTTGGCGCGAGGAAAATACAACGCGTCCACGAAGTGGTGAAAACGCTAACCCTGTTTGCCTGTGGCGTCGCGCTGCTCTATACGGTGATCTGTTTCTTCTTTTCCCGATCGATGGCCGCGTTTTTCTCAACCGATCCGCATGTTATTGCTGTGGCGTCTCTCGCCATTATCATCTTCCATATTTCTATGCCGTTTATTGCATTACAGCAGGTCTGCCTGATGTATTTCCAATCGGTCGGCATCGCTAAAACAGCGCTGTATATCTCTCTGTTGCGCTACATGGTACTGACGGTGCCGCTGCTGCTTATTCTTTCCTGGTACTGGGGCATTACCGGCATTTATTACTCTTTGCCGCTTGCCGATATTTTGACGGGATGCGTCTGTGTGCTGCTTCTGCGCACACAATTAATCCAAATGCGCATGCAGTGGCAGCAAGTATGA
- a CDS encoding ATP-dependent Clp protease proteolytic subunit, whose product MKNDFSLSVFKTLSFIILPLLPLQSFADVSVIKKINIKNANVEHVKIVYVGDVTEGKTVDVMSALDEINATYPNLKDIYFYINSYGGDMDNGYMTYEAIKSSPIPVTTVNMSMVGSSATMFYCAAKERLAMKGASFILHPAATSNINREYLKPDEVNTLQQMNITYNNMFDTIYKNCTTYTDDERKKILYSESARALIDADQAIEKKMATDIAEAMIKADVSYYISEKETH is encoded by the coding sequence ATGAAAAATGATTTCTCATTATCTGTTTTTAAAACACTCTCTTTTATTATATTACCTTTACTGCCATTGCAATCATTTGCTGACGTTTCTGTAATTAAAAAAATAAATATCAAGAACGCCAATGTTGAGCATGTCAAAATTGTCTATGTCGGCGACGTGACTGAAGGTAAAACCGTAGATGTGATGTCCGCTCTGGATGAGATTAACGCGACTTACCCTAATCTGAAGGATATATATTTTTATATCAACAGTTACGGGGGTGACATGGATAATGGTTACATGACCTATGAAGCGATAAAAAGCTCACCCATTCCAGTAACCACGGTGAACATGTCAATGGTAGGCTCTTCGGCCACCATGTTCTATTGCGCGGCGAAAGAACGCCTGGCGATGAAAGGCGCATCATTTATCCTCCATCCGGCGGCCACATCCAACATCAATCGTGAGTATTTAAAACCTGATGAGGTAAATACGTTGCAACAAATGAATATCACTTATAACAATATGTTCGATACGATTTATAAGAACTGTACAACGTATACCGATGATGAGCGTAAAAAAATACTGTATAGCGAAAGCGCCAGAGCATTAATTGATGCCGATCAGGCGATTGAGAAAAAGATGGCGACAGATATTGCAGAAGCAATGATCAAGGCCGACGTGTCTTACTATATCTCTGAGAAAGAGACGCATTAA
- a CDS encoding LysR substrate-binding domain-containing protein, giving the protein MFLERCRRILCEVESAEAELLQTKKIPQGKLRISLPSVGTLFMSKLGDFKRLYPDIALDIDYSDRLVDVIEEGFDAVVRTGTPGDSRLTARWLGTCRRVIVGAPAYFDKAGIPLTPEDLASHACLLYRFPATGKQDVWPLSRPDGMPAIELSASMVTNSLDPQVSFAEQGLGIACVPEIAVRSQLRQGKLITVLNDYNRESMVFHVLWPSSRYLSPKIRVFVDFIVAKLFPL; this is encoded by the coding sequence GTGTTCCTTGAACGCTGCCGGCGTATTCTGTGCGAGGTGGAGTCTGCCGAAGCCGAACTTCTGCAAACGAAGAAAATACCGCAGGGCAAGCTGCGCATCAGTCTCCCGTCGGTCGGTACGCTTTTTATGTCCAAACTGGGGGACTTCAAGCGGCTCTATCCCGATATAGCGCTCGATATCGATTATTCAGATCGTCTGGTGGACGTCATTGAGGAGGGATTCGATGCCGTTGTCCGCACCGGAACGCCAGGCGATTCACGGCTTACCGCGCGATGGCTGGGGACTTGCCGCAGGGTGATCGTGGGCGCTCCCGCATATTTCGATAAGGCGGGTATCCCGCTTACGCCGGAAGATCTGGCAAGCCATGCCTGCCTGCTCTATCGCTTTCCCGCCACGGGTAAACAGGATGTCTGGCCATTGTCGCGCCCTGACGGTATGCCTGCCATTGAACTGTCCGCCAGTATGGTGACCAATAGCCTTGACCCGCAGGTGAGCTTCGCGGAACAGGGGCTGGGCATTGCCTGTGTGCCTGAAATCGCGGTGCGCTCACAGTTGCGGCAAGGCAAACTGATAACCGTATTGAACGACTACAACCGGGAGAGTATGGTTTTCCATGTGCTTTGGCCGTCGAGTCGTTATCTGTCGCCCAAGATCCGGGTGTTCGTTGATTTCATCGTGGCGAAACTTTTCCCGCTTTAG
- a CDS encoding LysE family translocator has translation MIESTVFITYVSIVFGFVFIPGPATLLTVALASSSGTRVGLATGAGIAVGDLFHTLMAVIGVSAIIAASATLFSIIKFIGAGYLLYLGIRTLLQKTHTFGGMNLPLVNAKSAFIRAVITEVFNPKTALFFLAFLPQFIRTETGSPALQLAELGITFVALGLLSTAVFSLSAGWIGEFMRKRPSALKLQGKITGLIYCGLGIRIVMQGK, from the coding sequence ATGATCGAAAGTACGGTATTTATAACCTACGTGAGTATTGTTTTCGGTTTTGTATTCATTCCGGGGCCGGCGACATTGCTCACTGTGGCGCTGGCATCAAGTTCCGGAACCCGGGTAGGGCTTGCGACCGGCGCAGGAATAGCCGTGGGGGATTTATTTCACACGCTAATGGCCGTTATCGGCGTCTCAGCCATTATTGCCGCGTCGGCCACGCTATTCAGTATTATCAAATTTATTGGCGCGGGATATCTCCTGTACCTGGGGATCCGAACGCTGTTGCAAAAAACACATACCTTTGGTGGAATGAATTTACCGCTCGTAAACGCAAAATCGGCGTTTATCAGAGCGGTGATCACCGAGGTGTTCAACCCCAAAACCGCTTTGTTTTTTCTGGCCTTTCTGCCGCAGTTTATCCGTACCGAAACCGGCTCGCCGGCGCTACAACTGGCGGAACTGGGTATCACGTTTGTCGCATTAGGCTTATTGAGTACCGCCGTCTTTTCGCTAAGCGCGGGCTGGATTGGCGAATTCATGCGCAAGAGGCCGTCCGCACTTAAGCTACAGGGGAAGATCACCGGACTGATTTATTGCGGGCTGGGCATCCGTATTGTTATGCAGGGAAAATAA
- a CDS encoding LuxR C-terminal-related transcriptional regulator: MAFLLPMHYPLAKFVNEEPFRFTRKLPLILTKLTPPRTSGMLLPRERLLQRLDEAASCSLTLVCAAAGFGKTTLLAQWYHRRRQRGDAVVWLSLDEDDNTPLLFMRYLLEALRPLYPEWSAAFQQCLKGELPADFSMFLASLINQLHHCPHPLYLILDDYQSISQREIGDGLAYLLNHAPSSLHLIIGSRSRPLLDLSRLRIQDQLAEIYDNDLRFTFEEANAYFMDSTPAMVRKQDIQRLISLTEGWIAGMKLAALSADWRTDPGCFIGSLSESSRTITRYLEEVIFKPLPPEVFDFLLCTSILQRLNPALCNAVTGRSDGEAILAWIERHNLFLCALGEGGSWFRYHPLIRDTLLNRLQNSADKDIRILHERAGNWFAGQNLWSEAVRHTLAAGKTGSKHAEAGAQSLAEEGDIDTLVRWMRYLPANLEPSRIDLQLNLAWALAHHFRFNDARQLLDAIAVLVADNRDGLTHSIWIKLQVIRAICEAFAENIPQSIALAEPLLREVPCGDVWVDGLVCNILSYCHLVDLRPEQALNVQRRLPGTKVANRNLFVEVYRAFVVAQGYLRQGNLAEAERQASQALRYAERHTGNNSSSGATLAPILAEIAWEQGDVGRIDALLTLRLDMIDNFCPPDSLSRCYIVLARQAQLNKQSGEADRLLLHAEGLAIGRGWSRARAPLLAERLAVRLRQRDIDGARHILGQLHALAHESGPGKDAPSQNVILYYLRVSRSRLLIAEGEPLAAADMIDQLAGAQEQCAEWLSAVRLRIMQTVALRRAGEEARACEIFKPVLQRAIQQKLQRSLLDAGPDLLPLLSPLCKKLPPSAEWAETIAILSQQAADEGGLPADDIPQSQSLVLTEREQQMLQLIADGYSNKGIARSLGISFETVKWHLKQVYEKLQVSGRIQAINQAREWNLLS, translated from the coding sequence ATGGCGTTTTTACTCCCAATGCACTACCCGCTGGCAAAATTTGTTAATGAAGAACCTTTTCGCTTTACGCGCAAGCTGCCGCTGATCCTCACCAAACTTACGCCACCGCGCACATCGGGGATGTTGTTGCCGCGAGAGCGTCTGTTACAACGGCTTGACGAGGCTGCATCATGCAGCCTGACGCTGGTTTGCGCCGCGGCAGGATTTGGTAAAACCACCCTGCTGGCGCAGTGGTATCACCGTCGCCGGCAGCGAGGGGATGCGGTGGTCTGGCTAAGCCTTGACGAAGACGACAACACGCCGCTGTTATTTATGCGTTATCTGCTGGAGGCGCTACGGCCCCTGTATCCCGAGTGGAGCGCAGCCTTCCAACAGTGTCTGAAGGGCGAACTGCCCGCCGATTTTTCGATGTTTCTGGCGTCGCTCATCAACCAATTGCACCATTGCCCGCATCCGCTGTACCTGATTTTGGATGATTATCAAAGCATCAGCCAGCGCGAAATAGGTGACGGGCTCGCGTATCTTCTTAATCATGCCCCCTCTTCTCTGCACCTGATTATCGGCAGCCGCTCCCGGCCGCTTCTGGATCTGAGCCGCCTGCGGATTCAGGATCAACTGGCGGAAATTTACGATAACGATCTGCGCTTCACGTTTGAGGAAGCCAACGCCTATTTTATGGATTCAACACCGGCGATGGTCAGAAAGCAGGATATTCAGCGGCTTATCTCCCTGACCGAGGGCTGGATCGCGGGCATGAAGCTCGCCGCCCTGTCGGCCGACTGGCGCACTGATCCCGGTTGCTTTATCGGCAGCCTGAGTGAAAGTTCCCGTACGATTACCCGCTATCTGGAAGAGGTTATTTTCAAGCCGCTGCCGCCAGAAGTGTTCGACTTCCTGTTATGCACGTCCATACTTCAGCGCCTTAACCCCGCCTTGTGCAATGCCGTAACCGGGCGGAGCGACGGCGAGGCAATATTGGCCTGGATAGAACGGCACAACCTGTTTCTCTGTGCCCTGGGCGAAGGCGGCTCCTGGTTCCGCTATCATCCGCTAATACGCGATACGTTGCTCAACCGGCTGCAAAACTCAGCGGATAAAGACATCCGGATCCTGCACGAACGGGCCGGTAATTGGTTTGCCGGTCAGAATTTATGGTCTGAAGCGGTACGGCACACCTTAGCCGCCGGCAAAACAGGCAGTAAGCATGCCGAAGCCGGGGCTCAATCGCTGGCCGAAGAAGGCGATATTGATACGCTGGTGCGCTGGATGCGCTATCTGCCCGCCAACCTGGAGCCTTCCCGCATTGATCTACAGCTCAATCTGGCCTGGGCGCTGGCACATCATTTTCGTTTTAATGACGCCCGCCAGTTACTTGATGCCATCGCCGTGCTGGTGGCGGACAACCGCGACGGCCTGACGCACAGCATCTGGATTAAGTTACAGGTGATTCGGGCAATTTGCGAAGCCTTTGCCGAAAACATTCCGCAAAGTATTGCCCTGGCTGAACCGCTATTACGCGAAGTTCCCTGCGGCGATGTTTGGGTGGACGGCCTGGTATGCAATATTCTCAGCTATTGTCATCTGGTTGATTTACGCCCGGAGCAGGCTCTGAATGTGCAACGCCGCCTGCCGGGCACTAAAGTCGCGAACAGGAACCTGTTCGTTGAAGTTTACCGCGCGTTTGTGGTGGCCCAGGGCTATCTGCGCCAGGGCAATCTGGCTGAAGCCGAGCGTCAGGCATCCCAGGCGCTGCGGTATGCCGAACGGCATACCGGAAATAATTCCAGCAGTGGTGCGACGCTCGCCCCTATTCTGGCGGAGATTGCCTGGGAACAGGGTGATGTGGGCCGGATTGACGCGCTGCTCACCTTGCGGCTGGATATGATCGATAATTTCTGTCCGCCTGATAGCCTCAGCCGTTGCTATATCGTTTTGGCGCGTCAGGCGCAGTTAAACAAGCAGTCTGGCGAAGCCGATCGGTTACTGCTGCACGCCGAAGGACTGGCGATCGGCCGGGGCTGGTCTCGGGCGCGGGCGCCGTTGCTGGCCGAACGGCTAGCGGTGCGCCTTCGGCAGCGGGATATCGACGGCGCCAGACACATACTCGGCCAGTTGCACGCGTTAGCTCATGAATCCGGGCCGGGGAAAGATGCCCCGAGCCAGAATGTTATTCTCTATTATCTGCGCGTAAGCCGCAGTCGTTTGCTGATTGCCGAAGGTGAACCGTTGGCCGCTGCCGACATGATCGACCAGTTGGCCGGCGCACAGGAGCAATGCGCAGAGTGGTTGTCGGCCGTACGGTTAAGAATTATGCAGACGGTCGCCCTGCGGCGAGCAGGCGAGGAAGCGCGCGCTTGCGAGATCTTCAAACCGGTGTTACAGCGGGCGATACAGCAAAAACTCCAGCGTAGCCTATTGGATGCCGGCCCTGACCTGTTGCCTTTGCTCAGTCCATTATGCAAGAAACTGCCCCCTAGCGCCGAATGGGCCGAGACGATCGCGATATTATCGCAACAGGCCGCGGACGAAGGCGGACTGCCGGCGGATGATATCCCGCAATCACAGTCACTTGTGTTGACCGAACGCGAACAACAAATGCTCCAGCTCATTGCCGATGGTTATTCCAATAAGGGGATCGCCCGCTCGTTGGGGATCTCGTTTGAGACGGTAAAATGGCACCTGAAGCAGGTGTATGAAAAGTTGCAGGTCAGTGGCCGAATTCAGGCGATTAATCAGGCCAGAGAATGGAATCTATTAAGCTGA
- a CDS encoding acetoin reductase, translating to MAIENKVALVTGAGQGIGRGIALRLARDGASIMLVDVNRSGLDKVAAEVEALGRKAATFVADISDRAQVYEAIDLAEKQLGGFDIIVNNAGISQVQALADVTPEEVDRIMRINVQGTLWGIQAAAKKFIDRKQKGKIINACSIAGHDGFALLGVYSATKFAVRALTQAAAKEYASRGITVNAYCPGIVGTGMWEHMDRRFAEITGTPVGETYKKYVDGIALGRAETADDVAGLVSYLAGPDSDYVTGQSILIDGGIVYR from the coding sequence ATGGCTATCGAAAATAAAGTAGCGTTGGTAACCGGCGCCGGGCAGGGTATTGGCCGTGGTATCGCATTGCGTCTGGCCAGAGACGGGGCATCGATAATGCTGGTCGACGTTAATCGTTCCGGTCTGGATAAGGTGGCCGCGGAAGTTGAAGCATTGGGGCGTAAGGCGGCAACGTTTGTTGCCGATATTTCCGATCGCGCTCAGGTTTACGAAGCTATCGATCTGGCTGAGAAACAGTTAGGTGGATTCGATATTATTGTCAACAATGCGGGTATTTCCCAGGTTCAGGCGCTGGCCGATGTCACGCCGGAAGAGGTTGATCGCATCATGCGTATCAACGTGCAAGGGACACTCTGGGGCATTCAGGCCGCAGCGAAGAAATTTATCGACAGAAAACAGAAAGGCAAAATCATTAACGCCTGCTCCATTGCCGGTCATGATGGTTTCGCTTTACTCGGCGTTTATTCCGCCACCAAATTTGCCGTGCGCGCCTTGACCCAGGCCGCCGCCAAAGAGTATGCCAGCCGCGGAATCACGGTGAATGCATACTGCCCGGGGATTGTCGGCACCGGAATGTGGGAACATATGGATCGCCGTTTCGCGGAAATTACCGGTACGCCGGTGGGTGAAACCTACAAAAAATACGTGGACGGTATTGCTCTTGGCCGTGCCGAAACGGCGGATGACGTGGCAGGTCTGGTATCCTACCTGGCCGGTCCTGATTCTGACTATGTCACCGGTCAGTCTATCTTGATTGATGGCGGCATTGTTTACCGCTAA
- the ychF gene encoding redox-regulated ATPase YchF — MGFKCGIVGLPNVGKSTLFNALTKAGIEAANFPFCTIEPNTGVVPMPDPRLDKLAEIVKPQRTLPTTMEFVDIAGLVKGASKGEGLGNQFLTNIRETEAIGHVVRCFENENIVHVSGKVNPADDIDVINTELALSDLDTCERAIHRVQKKAKGGDKDAKAELEALEKCLPQLEKAGMLRSLDLSPEEKAAIRYLSFLTLKPTMYIANVNEDGFENNPYLDQVREIAAAEGSVVVPVCAAVESDIAELDDEERDEFMAELGLTEPGLNRVIRAGYELLNLQTYFTAGVKEVRAWTIPVGATAPQAAGKIHTDFEKGFIRAQTIAYEDFITYKGEQGAKEAGKMRSEGKDYIVKDGDVMNFLFNV, encoded by the coding sequence ATGGGATTCAAATGCGGTATCGTCGGCCTGCCTAACGTCGGTAAATCCACTCTGTTCAACGCGCTGACCAAAGCGGGTATTGAAGCGGCCAACTTCCCGTTTTGTACCATTGAGCCTAATACCGGTGTGGTGCCCATGCCCGATCCGCGTCTGGATAAACTGGCTGAGATCGTCAAACCGCAGCGCACCCTCCCCACCACCATGGAATTTGTCGACATCGCCGGGCTGGTGAAAGGCGCGTCCAAAGGTGAAGGCCTGGGCAATCAGTTTCTGACCAACATTCGTGAAACTGAAGCTATCGGACACGTGGTGCGTTGCTTCGAAAACGAAAATATAGTTCACGTTTCCGGCAAAGTTAACCCGGCAGACGATATTGACGTTATCAATACCGAGCTGGCGCTCTCCGACCTGGATACCTGTGAGCGCGCCATTCATCGCGTACAGAAAAAAGCCAAAGGCGGCGATAAAGACGCTAAAGCCGAACTGGAAGCGCTGGAAAAATGCCTGCCGCAGTTGGAAAAAGCCGGTATGCTGCGCTCGCTGGATCTCAGCCCGGAAGAAAAAGCCGCGATTCGCTACCTGAGCTTCCTGACGCTGAAACCGACCATGTACATCGCCAACGTGAACGAAGACGGTTTTGAAAACAATCCGTACCTCGATCAGGTGCGTGAGATAGCCGCTGCCGAAGGTTCCGTTGTCGTACCGGTTTGCGCCGCGGTTGAATCCGATATCGCCGAACTGGATGATGAAGAACGTGATGAATTCATGGCCGAACTGGGCTTGACGGAACCGGGTCTGAATCGTGTTATCCGCGCCGGTTATGAACTGCTTAACCTGCAAACCTACTTCACCGCGGGCGTTAAAGAAGTTCGCGCGTGGACCATTCCCGTCGGCGCCACGGCTCCGCAGGCCGCCGGCAAGATCCACACCGACTTCGAAAAAGGCTTTATCCGCGCCCAGACCATCGCTTATGAAGACTTCATCACCTACAAAGGCGAGCAAGGCGCGAAAGAAGCGGGAAAAATGCGTTCAGAAGGTAAAGACTACATCGTGAAAGATGGCGATGTAATGAACTTCTTGTTTAACGTCTAA
- the pth gene encoding aminoacyl-tRNA hydrolase — protein MTAIRHAIWNIIVSSIKLIVGLANPGAEYAATRHNAGAWYVDRLAEIYRQPLKEESKFFGYTSRLNLAGHDIRLLVPTTFMNLSGKAVAAMATFYRIQPDEILVAHDELDLLPGIAKLKLGGGHGGHNGLKDIISKLGNNPNFHRLRIGIGHPGDKNKVTGFVLGKPPVSEQKLIDDAIDEAVRCTEILLKEDMVKAMNRLHSFKAA, from the coding sequence ATGACCGCGATACGGCACGCAATCTGGAATATTATCGTGAGTAGCATTAAGTTAATTGTTGGCCTGGCTAACCCTGGCGCTGAATATGCGGCCACTCGTCATAATGCGGGAGCCTGGTATGTTGACCGTCTGGCTGAAATTTATCGCCAGCCGTTGAAGGAAGAAAGTAAATTTTTTGGTTATACCTCACGCCTCAACCTGGCCGGTCATGATATCCGGCTATTGGTCCCTACTACGTTCATGAACCTGAGTGGTAAAGCCGTAGCGGCCATGGCGACATTTTATCGGATTCAGCCGGACGAGATCCTGGTTGCGCATGACGAACTGGACTTATTGCCGGGGATTGCCAAACTCAAATTAGGCGGCGGCCACGGCGGCCACAATGGATTGAAAGACATCATCAGCAAATTGGGTAATAACCCTAACTTCCATCGGTTACGCATTGGTATCGGGCATCCGGGTGATAAGAATAAAGTGACCGGCTTTGTTCTGGGGAAACCGCCCGTCAGCGAACAAAAGCTGATTGACGACGCTATTGATGAAGCGGTCCGCTGCACCGAGATTCTGTTAAAAGAAGATATGGTGAAAGCGATGAATCGCTTACATTCGTTCAAAGCGGCATAA
- the ychH gene encoding stress-induced protein YchH: protein MKRKSATTLGNVLMGIGMFLMIGGIAYSIISQFPDLNLPHHSAYIDLVAIFTGAISWLAGARISGREKVADRYWWLKHFDKRCRRERHS from the coding sequence ATGAAACGTAAGAGTGCTACCACATTGGGCAATGTGTTGATGGGCATCGGTATGTTTCTGATGATTGGCGGTATTGCTTACTCCATCATTAGCCAATTTCCCGATCTGAACTTGCCGCATCATTCGGCCTATATTGATTTAGTCGCCATTTTTACCGGGGCAATTTCCTGGCTGGCTGGCGCACGTATTAGCGGCCGTGAAAAAGTCGCCGATCGTTATTGGTGGTTAAAACATTTCGATAAGCGCTGCCGGAGAGAGCGGCATTCATAG
- the prs gene encoding ribose-phosphate diphosphokinase has protein sequence MPDMKLFAGNATPELAQRIANRLYTSLGDAAVGRFSDGEVSVQINENVRGGDIFIIQSTCAPTNDNLMELVVMVDALRRASAGRITAVIPYFGYARQDRRVRSARVPITAKVVADFLSSVGVDRVLTVDLHAEQIQGFFDVPVDNVFGSPILLEDMLQQELDNPIVVSPDIGGVVRARAIAKLLNDTDMAIIDKRRPRANVSQVMHIIGDVAGRDCVLVDDMIDTGGTLCKAAEALKERGAKRVFAYATHPIFSGKAYDNIKNSVIDEVIVCDTIPLTDKIKSLPNVRTLTLSGMLAEAIRRISNEESISAMFEH, from the coding sequence GTGCCTGATATGAAGCTTTTTGCTGGTAACGCCACCCCGGAACTAGCACAACGTATTGCCAACCGTTTGTACACTAGCCTTGGCGACGCCGCTGTCGGTCGTTTTAGTGATGGTGAAGTCAGCGTGCAAATCAATGAAAATGTACGCGGTGGTGATATTTTCATCATCCAGTCCACCTGTGCGCCGACCAACGATAACCTGATGGAGCTGGTTGTTATGGTTGACGCGCTTCGCCGCGCTTCCGCAGGACGAATCACAGCCGTTATTCCCTATTTCGGCTATGCTCGTCAGGATCGTCGGGTACGCTCTGCCCGTGTGCCAATCACCGCCAAAGTGGTTGCCGATTTTCTTTCCAGCGTAGGCGTTGACCGTGTACTGACAGTAGATCTGCACGCAGAACAGATCCAGGGTTTCTTTGACGTCCCAGTCGATAACGTGTTCGGTAGTCCTATTCTGTTGGAAGACATGCTGCAGCAGGAACTGGATAACCCGATTGTGGTATCCCCGGATATTGGCGGTGTCGTTCGTGCCCGTGCGATTGCCAAACTGTTGAATGATACCGACATGGCGATCATCGATAAACGACGCCCGCGCGCCAACGTGTCTCAGGTGATGCATATCATCGGTGACGTTGCTGGCCGTGACTGCGTGTTGGTTGACGATATGATCGATACCGGCGGTACGTTGTGTAAAGCCGCGGAAGCATTGAAAGAACGTGGCGCCAAACGCGTATTTGCTTATGCGACGCATCCGATTTTCTCAGGTAAAGCGTACGACAACATTAAAAACTCGGTTATTGATGAAGTGATTGTCTGCGATACCATTCCGCTGACAGACAAAATCAAATCCCTGCCCAATGTTCGTACCTTGACGCTGTCAGGCATGCTGGCCGAAGCGATTCGCCGCATCAGCAATGAAGAGTCCATCTCTGCTATGTTTGAGCACTAA
- the ispE gene encoding 4-(cytidine 5'-diphospho)-2-C-methyl-D-erythritol kinase, protein MRLNFIEKWPSPAKLNLFLYITGRRADGYHLLQTLFQFLDYGDTLTITPRQDDDIQLLTPIAGVDNEQNLIVRAARLLQRHCISRGIRPASFGADIGIDKRLPMGGGLGGGSSNAATVLVALNHLWRCHLHADDLAALGLQLGADVPVFIHGHAAFAEGVGEKLTPAYPAEKWYLVAHPGISIATPLIFGDPQLKRNSPPRSLEVLLKQTFVNDCETIARKRFREVEQLLSWLLEYAPARLTGTGACVFAEFDTEPEARQVLDQAPEWLNGFVARGVNVSPLQRTLSGQR, encoded by the coding sequence ATGCGACTCAACTTCATTGAGAAATGGCCGTCTCCAGCCAAACTGAACCTGTTCCTTTATATTACGGGGCGGCGTGCGGATGGCTATCACCTGCTGCAAACCCTGTTTCAGTTTTTGGACTATGGCGACACGCTGACGATTACGCCCCGTCAGGATGACGATATCCAGTTGCTCACGCCGATAGCCGGCGTTGATAACGAGCAGAACCTGATTGTCCGCGCGGCGCGTCTGCTGCAACGGCATTGTATAAGCCGCGGTATCCGGCCCGCCAGCTTTGGTGCGGATATTGGTATTGATAAGCGCCTGCCGATGGGCGGCGGACTGGGCGGCGGTTCGTCTAATGCGGCCACGGTGCTGGTCGCGCTTAATCACTTGTGGCGGTGTCATCTGCATGCTGACGATCTGGCGGCCCTCGGCCTGCAGCTCGGCGCTGACGTTCCGGTCTTCATTCATGGACATGCCGCATTTGCAGAAGGCGTCGGCGAAAAGCTGACGCCGGCCTATCCAGCGGAAAAATGGTATCTGGTGGCTCATCCGGGGATCAGCATCGCTACTCCGCTGATTTTTGGCGATCCCCAGCTAAAACGGAATTCGCCGCCCCGCTCTCTGGAAGTGTTGCTAAAGCAGACCTTCGTCAATGATTGTGAGACTATCGCAAGAAAACGTTTTCGTGAGGTTGAACAGCTACTTTCATGGCTGTTAGAATACGCCCCGGCGCGCCTGACTGGAACAGGTGCTTGTGTGTTTGCTGAGTTCGACACCGAGCCCGAAGCCCGCCAGGTGCTTGACCAGGCCCCGGAATGGTTAAATGGTTTTGTGGCGCGAGGCGTTAACGTCTCTCCGTTGCAACGCACGCTTTCCGGGCAACGTTAA